A genome region from Anastrepha obliqua isolate idAnaObli1 chromosome 4, idAnaObli1_1.0, whole genome shotgun sequence includes the following:
- the LOC129244391 gene encoding uncharacterized protein LOC129244391, translating into MSLEEGKRKRSNIKRNISRIKSIVEAARESEDKLTNAELQCRLGILESYFKQALSVQADIEDLDPLDNGRADLEDSYVAVKLNIQAQLGEDANGTVYFPETSTAAVVKPSSHLPRLTLPTFSGDYADYNNFITSFTQIIAREPRLSNIEKFNYLLTCLKGPALETVHAFQVTSENYPKALDRLKQRFDNPTLIFLEGIASLFALPALERSNAQQLRSLIDKASAIFSSLESVGTVANIAHALLINIVMGKCDQQTRSKWNESLDYKSLPTWSQCTQVVERHCQFLHSCEASSQRKPESGKQNRASNRMQNSSFAITNSNCVLCSSSNHKLVSCLRFKEMNTNQRFDLIKKHDLCINCLGNGHRMIQCPSKNRCRCCNRAHHTLLHHENASQPTQTTPVAGPAFQPSGSTRPTWQTSSQESTATHSHMGASEGGQVILATAMILVKDATGTYKLGRALLDSCSQLNFITEDFAQKLRLRREKHNVGVRSIGDSLTSVKARTTTTIKSRTSAFQLSLQFGITSHIAYQPDAEIDTSGWSLPANTKLADEMFFKPRRIDLLLGTETFFDALAVGQIRLGPNLPTLQKTLFGWVVSGRFRGDYNVTSSSCLLSNETSIDENLQRLWQLEAIDTSPKPTQPDHRICEEHFTKTTHQDHTGRITVNLPFKDNPICLGDSFDIARRRFLALERRLLRSSEIRPQYIAFMEEYESLGHMSVVAHPNLKEPHYYMPHHCVLKPSSTSTKLRVVFDASCRTSTQTSLNDHLLVGPTIQQDLYMLLLRFRLYRFAITADITKMYRQLLVENNCRQFQYILWRASPDSDLRTYQLNTVTYGTASAPYLAVRSLHYLADQHMAEFPIGASAIKSSFYVDDMLCGADDITTLHTLRHEVVEVLRRGQFPISKWHSNHPDFKEGQATKELHINDDFVTSALGVTWHQRSDVFSFGFNPKQQYNSVTKRTILSIASSLFDPLGLLSPLIITAKIILQELWLLKLDWDESVPQHLQQAWTNCLASLNSISSLIVPRYCLQPTVRNIQIHGFCDASIRAYGCSVYIRTEDLDGHIEIQLFTSRSRVAPVKRQSLPKLELCGAHLLASLYAKIKDVFTDQPLSSYFWTDSQLVLHWLQQHSITLSTFVGNRVSDIQELTVGGHWRYVPTRENPADLVSRGCPTAELKQSNWFSGPAFLFQDQTKWPNQKPPVDLDGDVINSEKRKTTLTTMMETNYILNIINGISSYPHCLRLVAWLFRFFDSSRKKSRFTTASPSPDELRRASHCLIWNIQQHHFSVDFQLLKKNRSLKSNLKFLTPFINTSTGYELIKVGGRLDYTELPDSQKHPLLLPSNSQFILTYVRHLHLRNYHAGPKALVALIRLEYWIVNARDLARRVVRSCVHCVRYKPTLLQQVMGPLPRERVQPTRPFERCGIDFCGPISTYLRVRGKTPTKSYLAIFVCLVTKAVHIEVVSDLSTKAFLNALKRMGGRRKMPCHIFCDNATNFVGASNHLQEVKQFLFKHETQNEINKYCSSDFINFHFIPPRAPHFGGLWEAAVKSAKGLLYRTLANTRLTYEELSTVAVEIEAILNSRPLSPLSSDPNDFEALTAGHFLVGSSLRALPESSLEERNISNLDRYDMITAIKQRFWRRWSSDYVNELRSRVKWTTPTPNLAEGTLVIIHDDNLPPQRWKLGRVESTVRGRDGHVRVVRLRTTNGSCCRPVHKLAILPVY; encoded by the coding sequence ATGTCTCTTGAAGAAGGCAAGCGTAAGCGCTCCAACATAAAGCGCAACATTTCGCGTATTAAATCGATCGTCGAAGCGGCAAGGGAGTCAGAGGATAAACTTACCAATGCTGAGCTTCAGTGTCGGCTAGGAATACTGGAGTCTTACTTCAAGCAGGCCTTATCCGTCCAAGCTGACATTGAGGATTTAGATCCACTTGACAACGGCCGCGCAGATCTGGAAGACAGCTACGTAGCAGTTAAGCTGAATATTCAAGCGCAACTTGGAGAGGATGCTAACGGTACAGTGTACTTTCCCGAAACGTCAACAGCAGCAGTTGTTAAGCCCTCGTCGCATCTGCCAAGACTAACATTGCCAACATTTAGTGGCGATTACGCAGATTACAACAATTTTATTACGTCATTTACCCAAATCATTGCTCGCGAACCAAGGCTGTCGAACATAGAAAAATTTAACTACCTGTTGACTTGTTTAAAGGGTCCCGCGCTAGAAACGGTTCATGCATTCCAAGTCACTAGCGAAAACTATCCGAAGGCTTTGGATAGGCTCAAGCAACGGTTCGACAACccaacattaatttttttggaaggtATTGCCTCACTGTTCGCATTACCGGCACTGGAAAGGTCAAACGCTCAACAGCTGCGCAGTTTAATAGACAAGGCATCGGCAATTTTTAGCTCCTTGGAGTCAGTAGGAACGGTTGCAAACATCGCACATGCATTGCTAATTAACATTGTGATGGGCAAGTGTGATCAGCAAACCAGGAGCAAATGGAACGAGTCTCTGGACTACAAGTCGCTTCCAACTTGGTCACAGTGCACTCAAGTCGTGGAACGACATTGTCAGTTCTTGCACTCATGCGAGGCATCGTCACAACGAAAACCCGAGTCTGGCAAGCAAAATCGCGCAAGCAATCGCATGCAAAATTCGTCATTTGCTATCACTAACTCTAATTGTGTTCTTTGTTCCAGTTCCAACCATAAACTCGTCAGTTGTTTGAGGTTTAAGGAGATGAACACAAATCAACGCTTTGATCTCATCAAGAAGCATGATCTATGCATCAACTGCTTAGGCAATGGTCATAGAATGATCCAATGTCCATCCAAGAATCGCTGCCGCTGTTGCAATCGAGCACACCACACGTTGTTGCATCATGAGAATGCATCTCAACCCACTCAAACAACTCCAGTGGCAGGTCCCGCATTCCAGCCTTCGGGGTCTACTCGACCTACATGGCAAACTTCATCTCAAGAATCGACAGCAACCCACTCGCACATGGGTGCATCGGAAGGTGGACAGGTGATTCTTGCAACGGCTATGATCCTGGTCAAGGACGCTACGGGTACGTATAAGTTGGGCAGAGCCCTCCTAGATTCATGCTCTCAACTTAATTTCATCACTGAGGATTTCGCGCAAAAACTACGCCTTCGACGTGAGAAACATAATGTGGGCGTTCGAAGCATTGGAGACTCGCTAACCAGCGTTAAGGCGCGTACGACCACGACCATCAAATCGCGCACTTCAGCCTTTCAACTGTCACTTCAATTCGGAATCACCTCGCACATAGCATACCAGCCAGATGCCGAGATCGACACGTCCGGTTGGAGCTTGCCAGCCAATACCAAATTAGCAGACGAGATGTTTTTTAAGCCCCGGCGCATAGACCTGTTGTTAGGAACAGAGACCTTCTTTGATGCTCTTGCTGTTGGCCAAATTCGACTGGGTCCAAATTTACCGACGCTTCAGAAGACGTTGTTTGGTTGGGTCGTCTCTGGTAGGTTTCGAGGTGACTATAACGTGACGTCATCATCTTGTCTGCTGTCAAACGAAACCTCAATCGACGAGAATTTGCAACGCCTATGGCAACTGGAAGCCATCGACACGTCACCAAAACCAACTCAGCCAGACCATCGAATTTGTGAAGAGCATTTCACAAAAACAACTCATCAAGACCACACTGGTCGAATTACTGTAAATCTGCCATTTAAAGACAACCCAATTTGTCTCGGAGATTCCTTCGATATCGCTCGTCGGCGATTCCTTGCGCTTGAGAGACGTCTTCTACGTTCGTCCGAAATCCGTCCGCAGTACATTGCCTTCATGGAAGAGTACGAAAGTCTTGGCCACATGTCAGTAGTAGCACACCCCAACTTGAAAGAGCCACACTACTATATGCCACATCACTGCGTGCTTAAACCTAGCAGCACGTCAACCAAATTGCGAGTAGTGTTTGATGCCTCGTGTCGCACCTCAACACAAACATCATTGAACGATCATTTGTTAGTGGGGCCCACAATTCAACAAGATTTATACATGCTTCTATTACGTTTTCGTCTGTATCGTTTCGCCATCACCGCAGATATCACTAAAATGTACAGGCAATTACTCGTAGAAAATAATTGTCGACAATTTCAATACATACTTTGGCGAGCTTCCCCAGACTCAGATCTCCGCACGTACCAGCTCAATACTGTAACATACGGAACAGCTTCGGCCCCATACCTTGCGGTACGCAGCCTACACTACCTGGCAGACCAACATATGGCAGAGTTTCCGATCGGCGCTTCAGCAATAAAATCATCCTTTTATGTCGACGACATGTTATGTGGTGCCGACGATATAACCACGTTACACACACTCAGGCATGAAGTTGTTGAAGTACTCCGTCGTGGACAGTTTCCAATATCGAAATGGCACTCAAATCACCCAGACTTCAAGGAAGGTCAAGCAACAAAGGAGCTTCATATCAACGACGATTTTGTGACCAGTGCGTTAGGAGTAACATGGCATCAACGAAGCGACGTATTTTCGTTCGGCTTTAACCCGAAACAGCAATACAATTCGGTTACAAAGCGGACAATATTGTCTATTGCCTCATCGCTGTTTGATCCACTTGGCTTGTTGTCACCATTGATAATCACTGCCAAGATTATCCTCCAAGAGCTATGGTTATTGAAGCTCGATTGGGACGAGTCTGTACCTCAGCACCTACAACAAGCTTGGACAAACTGCTTAGCATCATTAAACTCGATTTCGTCACTCATCGTGCCTCGTTATTGCTTGCAACCAACCGTACGGAACATACAAATACACGGGTTTTGCGACGCATCAATTCGAGCATACGGTTGCTCTGTATACATACGTACGGAAGACTTGGATGGACATATTGAAATTCAGTTATTTACATCAAGGTCAAGAGTCGCTCCAGTCAAAAGGCAGTCGCTTCCCAAACTTGAACTTTGTGGTGCGCACCTTCTTGCATCTctctacgcaaaaataaaagatgtTTTTACTGATCAACCTCTAAGCAGTTACTTTTGGACCGATTCACAACTAGTACTGCATTGGCTTCAACAGCATTCAATAACGCTTTCAACTTTTGTAGGGAACAGAGTATCGGATATACAAGAGTTGACTGTAGGTGGACACTGGAGATACGTACCAACGCGCGAGAATCCTGCGGATCTTGTATCTCGAGGCTGCCCTACTGCAGAACTTAAACAATCGAATTGGTTTTCCGGTCCAGCTTTTTTGTTTCAAGATCAGACTAAATGGCCAAATCAAAAACCACCAGTTGACCTCGACGGAGACGTCATCAATTCGGAAAAACGCAAAACGACACTTACCACAATGATGGAGACAAACTACATTCTCAACATCATTAATGGCATTAGCTCGTACCCCCATTGCTTACGTCTAGTCGCCTGGTTATTCCGGTTTTTTGATTCGTCCAGAAAGAAATCAAGGTTCACTACCGCTTCACCATCGCCTGACGAATTGCGACGCGCTTCACATTGCTTAATATGGAACATTCAACAGCATCACTTCTCTGTCGACTTTCAGTTACTAAAGAAAAATCGAtcattaaaaagtaatttaaaatttttgactccATTTATAAACACTTCGACTGGATACGAGCTTATCAAGGTTGGTGGCCGTCTGGACTACACCGAATTACCAGACAGCCAAAAACACCCATTGCTGTTGCCCAGTAATTCACAATTTATTTTGACGTATGTACGCCATTTACATCTTCGCAATTACCATGCAGGCCCAAAAGCGTTAGTTGCCTTGATCCGCCTTGAATATTGGATTGTCAACGCCAGAGATTTGGCCCGTCGCGTCGTTCGTTCGTGTGTGCATTGCGTTCGATACAAGCCCACCTTGCTGCAGCAAGTAATGGGACCCCTACCAAGAGAGCGTGTCCAACCAACACGTCCATTTGAACGCTGCGGAATCGACTTTTGCGGACCAATAAGCACTTACCTGCGAGTCCGAGGAAAGACACCGACCAAATCATACTTGGCGATATTTGTTTGTCTTGTCACTAAGGCGGTTCATATTGAGGTGGTCTCGGACTTGTCTACAAAAGCATTCCTGAACGCTCTAAAACGTATGGGTGGTCGGCGAAAGATGCCGTGCCACATTTTCTGCGACAACGCCACGAATTTTGTAGGAGCATCCAACCATTTGCAAGAggtcaaacaatttttgttcaagCACGAAACCCAGAACGAAATTAACAAATATTGCTCTTccgattttattaatttccatTTTATCCCACCTAGGGCACCCCATTTTGGCGGCCTCTGGGAAGCAGCAGTTAAAAGCGCAAAGGGACTGCTCTATCGCACATTGGCTAATACAAGATTAACATATGAAGAACTGAGCACTGTAGCTGTGGAAATAGAGGCCATACTAAACTCGCGTCCGCTCTCACCGCTATCATCAGATCCCAATGACTTTGAAGCACTCACTGCTGGACATTTTTTGGTCGGGTCATCGCTACGTGCCCTACCCGAAAGCTCACTCGAAGAGAGAAATATCTCGAATTTGGATCGATACGATATGATTACGGCCATCAAGCAGCGCTTTTGGCGCCGCTGGTCTTCAGACTATGTCAATGAACTACGCTCACGAGTCAAGTGGACGACACCTACACCCAATCTTGCAGAAGGTACGCTAGTGATCATCCACGACGATAACCTCCCACCACAACGCTGGAAGCTTGGTCGCGTTGAGTCGACCGTACGTGGACGAGATGGTCACGTTCGAGTTGTGCGCCTCCGCACTACTAATGGGAGCTGTTGCCGGCCTGTTCACAAACTTGCCATCCTGCCAGTGTATTGA